The Pygocentrus nattereri isolate fPygNat1 chromosome 1, fPygNat1.pri, whole genome shotgun sequence genome window below encodes:
- the rps16 gene encoding 40S ribosomal protein S16: protein MPAKGPLQSVQVFGRKKTATAVAHCKRGNGLIKVNGRPLETVEPATLQYKLLEPILLLGKERFAGVDIRVRVKGGGHVAQIYAIRQAISKALVAYYQKYVDEASKKEIKDILIQYDRTLLVADPRRCESKKFGGPGARARYQKSYR, encoded by the exons ATGCCGGCCAAAGGACCCCTACAGTCTGTGCAGGTCTTCGGACGCAAA AAAACAGCCACAGCTGTTGCCCACTGCAAAAGAGGCAATGGGCTGATTAAAGTGAATGGCAGACCCCTCGAGACGGTTGAGCCAGCTACTTTGCAGTACAAG CTGCTGGAGCCCATTCTGCTGCTGGGAAAGGAGCGTTTTGCTGGCGTTGACATTAGAGTCCGTGTGAAGGGCGGTGGACATGTCGCACAGATCTACG CTATTCGCCAAGCCATCTCCAAAGCCCTGGTTGCTTACTATCAGAAAT atgttGACGAGGCGTCTAAGAAGGAGATTAAGGACATCCTGATCCAGTACGATAGGACCCTCTTGGTTGCGGACCCACGTCGCTGCGAGTCCAAGAAGTTCGGTGGTCCTGGAGCTCGTGCCCGCTACCAGAAATCCTACCGTTAA